CACCCCCCTCAAAGTCGCAggctcccctccccccaccccttctcCCACAACGACAAAACTTTAACCCCTCAGGCAGGCAAACAGGCCACTGGGGCAGAAAAAGACTTATCAAATATTTGTAttcaagcaaacaaacacaaaacctcTTAAAACAGCACGTTACAATCAAAGGTATTTATCGCCTCTCCCCTCCAGGGCTGGTGGGGAGCAGGAGAAGAGTGGGAGCACACCCGGACACGGATTTGTGAGACCCCATGATGTCTGCTGCGTGGCTTTTAACAGGTCATTTTTCCGGTCACAAGGCGATCAGTGCCGCTGGGtctctcccctgccctccctctccACTTGCCCCCAGAGCTTGGCCCACCTGCGGGTGGAGAAGGGCCTGCGCCCCGTCGTTCTCCCCGCATTCCAAGTAAGTAGCAGCTTCCAAAGTTCTGCGCCCTAATCGCCTTCTTCTTGCCACTTTCTGCTGAGTCCAGAAGTCCGGGCGCTCTCCTCCGACTGCCAGGCATGAGGACTTTCAGAGGGCGAGGGAGAAACCGGTCGCTTCTTTCCGAAAGGCCGAAGTCGAGAGAAATAATTGACTCCGACAGGTTTGCTTCGCCCAGTCTCTGACAGTGAGGGGCACAGCCGGGCTGGCAAAGTGGGCAGGCGTGGGAGCGGTTGCCGCGGGGGCGGAGGGGCGGGTCAGTAGGGCCCCACGACCACTGCCTCCACCTCCTTAGACGGTCTCCGGTCCTTCACGAGGAAGTTGATCATGCCCTCGGACTTGATCAGCAGATTGCAGCCGAGGAAGAAGATGCCGAAGACCACGGTGAGTGAGAGCACGCACATAACGGCGATCTGCACCACGCGCATTATGTACAGGCTGCGCTCGTCCGGGCCTCCCTCCGCGAAGCCGTCGTCGGTCACCACGGACGCCTGGGT
The sequence above is drawn from the Macaca mulatta isolate MMU2019108-1 chromosome 12, T2T-MMU8v2.0, whole genome shotgun sequence genome and encodes:
- the RPRM gene encoding protein reprimo — translated: MNPALGNQTDVAGLFLANSSEALERAVRCCTQASVVTDDGFAEGGPDERSLYIMRVVQIAVMCVLSLTVVFGIFFLGCNLLIKSEGMINFLVKDRRPSKEVEAVVVGPY